A window of the Desulfurellaceae bacterium genome harbors these coding sequences:
- a CDS encoding FAD-dependent oxidoreductase produces MQQHSAPTPIRLVLVGAGHAHLEVLRRCILTPLPKVELSVVSLDAYHYYSGMLPGYVAGTYPPDAVRVDVAALVRRANGRFIKARALGLDPNGRTLRLAEAEPVAYDLISFNLGSQAAGAEAEAVARHAVLLKPFSQVTTVCQRLQTLAREKSDRACHIAVVGGGAAGFEMACALEAALALAGQTRQVSVFEAAPGMLGGYSTAFRSRAAHILAHKNIAVHTGRSVRRVYADAVELDDGDTRAADLTVWLSGPAAPPVFRGCDLALDARGFLLVNDSLHALDDRRVFGVGDCATLAAYPHTPKAGVYAVRQGPVLWESLRASLSGRPLPHYRPQSGFLSILNTADGKALLRYKRLVSHSRWAWQLKDWIDRRFMARYQGLLG; encoded by the coding sequence ATGCAGCAACACTCTGCTCCTACTCCCATCCGCCTCGTTCTCGTCGGAGCCGGCCACGCCCATCTTGAAGTGCTGCGGCGGTGTATCCTCACTCCCCTGCCGAAGGTCGAGCTGAGCGTTGTTTCTCTGGACGCCTACCACTACTACTCGGGGATGCTGCCCGGGTATGTGGCCGGCACATACCCGCCAGACGCTGTCCGTGTCGATGTCGCCGCCCTGGTCCGGCGGGCAAACGGCCGCTTCATCAAGGCCCGTGCGCTCGGACTCGACCCGAACGGACGGACGCTTCGGCTGGCTGAGGCCGAGCCTGTCGCCTACGACCTGATCTCGTTCAACCTCGGCTCTCAGGCTGCGGGGGCTGAAGCCGAAGCCGTCGCCCGGCACGCGGTCCTGCTCAAACCCTTCTCTCAGGTCACCACCGTGTGTCAGCGTCTCCAGACCCTGGCTCGGGAAAAGAGTGACCGTGCCTGCCATATTGCCGTCGTTGGCGGTGGGGCGGCCGGCTTTGAGATGGCGTGCGCGCTTGAGGCTGCGCTAGCGCTCGCCGGACAGACCCGTCAGGTGTCCGTGTTCGAGGCCGCGCCCGGTATGCTGGGCGGCTATTCCACGGCCTTTCGTAGCCGCGCCGCGCATATCCTGGCTCACAAAAACATTGCGGTGCATACCGGCCGGTCCGTGCGCCGGGTGTATGCCGATGCGGTCGAGTTGGACGACGGCGACACCCGTGCCGCCGATCTGACCGTCTGGCTGAGCGGACCGGCCGCGCCCCCGGTGTTCCGCGGGTGTGATCTGGCGCTGGATGCCCGAGGCTTCCTGCTGGTCAACGACAGCCTGCACGCGCTCGACGACCGGCGGGTGTTCGGCGTGGGCGATTGTGCCACCCTCGCCGCCTATCCCCACACCCCCAAAGCCGGAGTGTATGCGGTCCGTCAAGGACCGGTGCTGTGGGAGAGCCTGCGGGCGAGCCTGAGCGGCCGCCCGCTGCCGCACTACCGGCCGCAGTCCGGCTTCTTGTCGATCCTGAATACTGCGGACGGCAAGGCGCTGCTGCGCTACAAGCGGCTGGTTTCGCACAGCCGCTGGGCGTGGCAGCTCAAAGACTGGATTGATCGACGGTTTATGGCGCGCTATCAGGGCCTGCTCGGGTAG
- a CDS encoding type II toxin-antitoxin system VapC family toxin, protein MNFWDTSALLALSVEEARRQAALRVLEADEQIVVWWGAAIEYVAAVSRRERDGSLKPDDVTAHLGRLNALSQVWYEVQPSRRIKAVAQRLLRVHPLRTADSLQLAAALVAAEDEPASMGFVCFDARLNQAASREGFAILTP, encoded by the coding sequence GTGAATTTCTGGGATACCTCCGCGCTGCTGGCCCTGAGCGTGGAGGAAGCGCGCCGGCAGGCGGCGCTGCGAGTGCTCGAAGCGGATGAGCAGATCGTCGTGTGGTGGGGAGCCGCAATCGAGTATGTCGCGGCGGTCTCGCGGCGGGAGCGTGACGGCAGCCTCAAACCAGACGACGTCACCGCGCACCTCGGTCGCCTCAATGCCCTGTCGCAGGTGTGGTACGAAGTACAACCAAGCCGGCGGATCAAAGCCGTGGCACAACGCCTGCTGCGCGTCCATCCGCTCAGGACTGCGGACAGTCTGCAACTGGCGGCGGCGCTCGTCGCTGCGGAGGATGAGCCTGCGAGTATGGGCTTTGTCTGCTTTGACGCACGGCTGAATCAGGCCGCGTCGCGCGAGGGATTCGCCATCCTTACGCCGTGA